One genomic window of Pristiophorus japonicus isolate sPriJap1 unplaced genomic scaffold, sPriJap1.hap1 HAP1_SCAFFOLD_369, whole genome shotgun sequence includes the following:
- the LOC139250305 gene encoding vacuolar protein sorting-associated protein 37C-like, which produces MEELQSVPLMNKLRGLSREELENILNSTEQQEGLVLDSEEVQNLQLEREMLLAANRSLAEKNLEFQPQLEEGKGQLQDKYTELQNLHDTVQEHRTELERFHDVAGPDSLLSVLQAEGAKIEEETE; this is translated from the exons ATGGAAGAGCTTCAGTCGGTGCCACTGATGAACAAGCTGCGGGGGCTGAGCCGAGAGGAGCTGGAGAATATCCTGAACAGCACGGAGCAGCAGGAGGGCCTGGTGCTGGACAGCGAGGAG GTGCAGAACCTCCAGCTGGAGCGGGAGATGTTGCTGGCGGCCAATCGCAGCCTGGCGGAGAAGAACCTGGAGTTTCAGCCGCAGCTGGAGGAGGGCAAGGGCCAGCTCCAGGACAAATACACGGAGCTGCAGAACCTGCACGACACGGTGCAGGAGCACAGGACGGAGCTGG AGCGATTTCATGACGTGGCCGGCCCGGATTCTCTACTGTCAGTACTGCAAGCAGAAGGAGCCAAGATAGAGGAGGAGACGGAG